From the genome of Podospora bellae-mahoneyi strain CBS 112042 chromosome 2, whole genome shotgun sequence:
GGAGGGAAACAGTTACAGAGTTTGAAGACGCTCCGATTCAATCGACGCATGCTCGGCTCACTCGTGCACCCAAACTGCTCGAAACCGGGAACCACCGACTGTATTTCGTACTCCTGCTCCGTATCCCCCAGCGTCATTCGATGCTTGCTTTGGTTGCGCCTGCGCGCATGGCCAGCTGCCCGTGACGGTGGGCCGAAACTGTTAACACCGTAAAgtggaaagaaagaaagaaagggcaagggaagcggggagaggggagctggggaggaggagaaaaggcggagggaggggggtgggttgccCGGGACTTGCTGGTTGGGCGATAGCTCCCCTCCACACATTCCAATGCGGAGGTCCGGGATCTGGCAGTACTGACTTATACCCAGCATGCCCCTGGTCTTTGACTCAGCTTCCCCTTTATCAATCCATTGCTCGCCGGTTTTTGTGCTGCTCTtgttcatcctcatcctcctcatcatcatcatctatCTGTCTTGTTTCCTTCGTCCATTgctctgcctgcctgcctgcttGCCTGCTTGCATTGCCATTGACTACTGCTATCTACTCCAAGCTCCCTCGAagcttcaccatcatcgtcatctaCAAGCCATTGCCATCTCACCAGCTTGAATTTCAGCAACCAAATCACACACAACCATCACAATGTCGTCAAGAATCGCTCCCACCTTTTCCAAATTCACCCGCTCCCTCagcacatcctcccccgtcgCCCGCCCAAGTCATCTCCTCTCCGCCACCAGTGCTGCCACCAAGTCAGTAAGGAAACCGTCCCCTTCCGTCCTGGAGGAAGACGCAgaggtatgttttctttccCATCACATCCCATTATCTACTCAACCAATTCTAACATGGTTCCCAGTCAACCCGCGCTtactcaacctccacctccccgtcccgccccaccctcaccaccctccaaaccagccaacctcaccccttcCGCTTCATGCAAACCTTCCACCACTCGGCCCCCCGCCCCGCCACGGCGCACCACACTGTCGACTCGCTCGTCCTCCCAGACCTCTTCGCCATGGACCCCAACTTTGACCCCTACAGCAACATCCGCGTCCCGCTCCTCCCGGATAACATCTCTGGCCCCCCTTCCGGTCTGTTCGCCCCCGAGGTGTCGGATTTCGTGCCTGAACAAGCCGCAaaggaggtcaagattgTGGCTGCCAACCCCGACAGTGTCGCGCTGCCAGAGGGCGGGTTTGTGGACGGTGTGGAGCTGAGGTTTGTGTATCAAATGCAGCCCGAGCAGAGCGGGCAGCAGGAGtatgatgagatggggagtgggatgaTTAAGGatttgtggagggggttggtggacGATGTTATGGGTTCTAAAAAATCCACTGCTTAAAGGTTGCGGCAAAGTATGAGGTGGTTTgattgttttttgttttgtttggatGATGTGAAGCGTTATATGTTTTTTTAATCTGCTTTTgtatcttttcttttgttatCACGGCATAGCTTTGATATCTCTTCTTGGAGATTTTTTTCATATGGAACAAGCCTGTCAGCGGATTGAcagcgggagagggggggtcGCATGGAAAATAAGACAACGAGGCCGAGATTTGGCCAGGACCGACAACAGTTACAGTCACTTCTGTGTTTTTTCTTGGACTAGAGACCTTGATGGGGATATATACCTGCCAGCGTTGcctggttttggtttggaggGATATGAATGAAGTCACACGTTCCATTCCTTCACTTATTCACTCATTTACGTTGTTTCGGTTACAAAAGTGACTTGCTTATCGTCACCACACCGATGGCGACAGCATCCTTTTGGATGCCGAGCGGTCCGGCCGAATAATAGTTACACAACCCGGAGGTCCGCTGACACCGAGAGAAATATCTAGAACCGGGCTACCACCTGATCGTGGACGGGTATGAGATTTCCAATTTGTGGATTGCATCTCGAATAAACGTGCTTGAACTCAGCCACCAAACGGGAATGTGTTAACATCCCATCAACCAAAACGGTCACCTTGCCCACACGAAAACGGTCGCTTTGATTTTGATAGTTGATTTGATGCTATTTACACACTCCACATCACACCGCCCATCTGCCCACCCACCACGTTACtacctcccactcccaccgcccccaTAAATTAATAAATCCCAGACCCAAGACCGCTACTCCCAGTTCAGTTTCTTCGTTGTCCCAATTAGCTGCATACGTACCTAGTTTCAGCAGCATCTTCCACCCTATTACCACAAAAACCCAGACCAAATCTCGCCCCGATCCCTTTACTCCCCAGCCCTGGCAGCCAAGGACGACTCTACCTCTTCTTAACGCTGGGTCTGGGCTTGCATTCGTCCGGCTGCACCGGGTGCAGCATGACCTTATTAGGGTACCCAGCTGTGTTTCCCTGGTAGCCCTTGGCCCAATCGTAGCTGATAGCGTACGCAAATATGCTGCCGGTCTTGTTGAACGTCGTGGCAGCAATGCTACCACCGACATTGGGGTACCCTTTCAGCCTATGCTTGGCGTCCTTATCCCAGAAGTGGAATGTGCCATCGCTGCCCGCGGTGCTGAAAGTGCCGTGGACGGGATGGAAAGAGATATCGTTGACAGCATACACGTTGGTGACGTTGCCCTGTGGGGGATCACGGTGGCACTTGAACGAGAAGTTGAGGCTGGGCGGCACGTGTTAGCTTCCTGGACCTTCACTTTGCGGCGAGAGTCGAGATCCCAAACTCACCTCGCATCCTTGTCTTCGACGTATTGAATGGCGCAGCGACCTTCAATACTACCGATGGCGAAGCCCATCGAGTCGGTAAAgcagctcaccaccctcgttTGCCACTTAAGCGGACTCGTGATCGTCTTGTAGAACTTTGTTGGATCCTTCAGGTTGATGACGTTGATGTATCTCTCGGCTGTCCCTATCACCAGGAGGTCGTTTCGTACGTCCATGGTGTACACACGTTCCTGGCACGTTACGGTCCCGACTGGTGTCTGTTGCCGGAAGTCCCAGTActtgatggtcttgtccCAGGAGCCTGTCACGGCCATGGGGGTGCCGCTGTTTTCGAAGTAGCGAACGGCGCGAACGGGCTGGTCATGTTGCGCAAACTGCATGGTTTGACTGGTTGCAAGGTCCACCACCTTGCCCTGTTTGTCGGCGCCTCCAGAGATTACTTTTGTGCCATCCTTTGAGTGAAATCAGCAACTGTGAAAATGTGCCAAGCAGaccagaaccagaaccagaaccagaaccagagACTCGCCATACCTTGAAAAAGTCCACCGAGAACACCGGCCCATCGTGGTCGTACGCGactcttccctctccctgaCCATTGCTCATGATCTCGTAGATCCGGACCTTCTTGTCCCAACTGGCTACCGCCAACAGATCTTTGGTATCGGccgggttggggttgaaggcgATGTCGGAGATGCTATCTTCTGGGCCATTGGCGAGCGCGACGTCGTTCTTCAAGTCTCCGAGGGTGTTACTCGTCGACGCAGACGACGTGCCAGATGAGAAAAGGCCTGCCATTTTTGGTTGTGGGCGTGGCTACGccggaaaaaaaaaacaattcGCTGTTTGTGTCGAGACTATCGCGCGGTCGATCAAGGGCTTCGCCGGGTATCAAAGATAGAATAGGAAGGGAAATTGTTCAGGTGGTTGTAAAGTTGTTCGAGAGATGGGAACAAGTCGTAAAAGTTGACAAAGATTCCGTCGTCAGGTTCGCGAAGAACGCAGCTGCAGCACAATCCGATCAGAGAGCAAAGCAACGCGCCGGTGCCTCTCGCCAAGACAAGTACCCGAATGCGTTCACTTGCACCAGCCTCACGAAAGAGCTTGGGCCACCACCAGATGCACTTGCTCTTTGTGGCTCGAATCCCACTGCCCAGCCACAACCCACACACCCCACTGAGAGCACGAAGCCCCACTAAAAAGTTATCTACTTTAAAAACAATTCCACCATTCCCAATCCTCTCTTTTTCGCTTTCCTCCTTTCGCAAGCACCCCCTCGCCCGACAAATCGCTATTCGAAGCTCACAAACGGAAAGATTTCCCTTCGGGGCATCTCTTTCACAATCACCACACAGCTTTGGGAGAAAGTCCCCGGACATTGCCGAGCGTGACTTGTCACGATCGGTGTTGCGGAAACGCGCCGCCACAGAAGCACAGCGGCTGATCTCTATTTTTTGCCCGCCTTGTTCCTTGTCTTTTTCTGTTTTCATCGCCCGGCCTCATCACACCAAAGTCGACTTTGATTTCGCTTTCCCCATGAGCTGGGTTACTTGTCTGTTTTGCGAGGCTGGAGACCACATGGACGAAGATATGAGTCCGCGCTCTGTGCTGTTCGGGATGGGCTCGTCTTGGTTCCTCTGAGGTTGGTGGATCGGGTCGATGGTGGGGCTGCCGTGGTGGCAGACGTCGTGGCTGGGAACGTCATGGCGCGGCTGGAGAATTTTCGTCACGATACCACAGATATGCGATTGCCCATCTCTCTCGAAAGAGGGGATGGAGTTACTCGACGGGGCTTATTCTCGGTGCGAGGGGGTGCTTCAACACAAACCTTGGTTACGTTTTGCCTCTGTCGACCTTGAAGGCTAGCCAGCATGGACGAGCCGAACACTCTGGGCTTCACTGGAGGTcaccttttttttcgttCCCTGTTGGTTGGTCTGCTTGGCTGCTGGCATCTGGGGGCTTTTGAGGTCTGGGGGCTTTGCAGTCTACATGATGAGAACCACTAAAAGTCAAGCTCTGAGGTGCCAAAAGGTCCCGTTGATGACTTAAAATGCGTTATGGTATCTGACTGACTGTCAAAgattttgttctttttgttcttgataTTATTAGATAGAAGTGCGCTGTGCTCTTCATATGCAGTGTCTATGCCTTGTGTGTACGAGCATTGTGAGGCCTGTTGAAGTCTCGCCGTCGCCAATTTTCCCAATACTGTCGTTTCCAATTCCCATGTACGGTTGAAGTCTCAGGAAAGCAAGAACCACATCACTTCTGAAgcttttcctccttcttgcgcTGTTCCTCTTCGAGAAGCTCCCTCTCCTTATGAGCGGCCTCGATGTCGGCCTTCATGCCCTTGGCCCTTTGACGAGCTTCGTAGAGGTCTCTGCTCTTCATGATTCTTTGGACAATGGTACCGGCGTTGACTTCCTCGAATTCGTGGTGGCCAATCTCTCTGTAGATGCCCATCTCCTTGGGAGCCGCGTACACATCCTTTGTGGATGGCATAAATGATGTTGGGCCGTGGTAAACGGCATCGGGGGTGCTCCATGGGAACTTGGCCAAGTACTCCTTGGTAGGCTCGAAGGGGGCGCCGAAGATGACGGCATTGACGTACTAGATGATCATGTCAGTCAGTCGATCTGGAGGAGGAATAAGATGATGAGATGTTACCCTGCATTGCAGAACGCAGAGGCCGCGCTCGTAAATGTTCATGATGGGGTAGTTAACGCCCTTCCACTTGTTAATgacatcgtcgtcgtggACGCCAGCCGCCACAAACACCGGGCCGTAGTCctctcccttgcccttgcgcTCGTTGACGTTCTGCTCCGAGTACCAACCGTCCCCTCtggcgagctcctcctcagcttcaaCCACCATCTTGAGGAACTCGATGTGGCCGCTGGAGAAGAGGTCGAAACCGCCATCGACGTACACGACCCGTTGGCCAATCTTTGGCCCGATACCCCCAAACAACTTGTCGAACCCATTCTCCCCTGACCAGAACCAAACCTCCACACCGGGCTGCTTGGCCGTCTCATCCGCAGCATACAGCCTAatcctctccttcatcgcctcgccttccttcttcctctcctccgctgTTCCCGgaccctcctcgccctcgagcGTCTTTTGCAGCGACTTGATGAAATGCCCCCTCGTGCAAAGCAGCATCCTCCCAACCAAATCGGTAGTGGAGATACTCGGCGTCCGCTTCACAACCTTGAACCGATCGGCCGCCTTGACAAAGCGGTAGCAGTCCTCACCGCTGCCGTCAGAGGTGATGTCGTCGCCGTGGACAACGTACTTGCAGCCGTAGTGGGTGATCCAGTCCAGCTGGGTGACGTAGGGAGCGTAGGGGATGGACTTGGTGACCCAGCGGCAGGCGTCGGTGGCCATGAGGCGCTCCTTGAGGTTCATGACGGTGGGGCCCTTGTTTTCGAGGATGGCCTCGTCCGAGTGGACGCCGACGTAGAGCTCGTCGCCGAGTTGGCGGGCCTGGACTACGGCGCCTGCGTGGCCTATTATTGCATCATTAGAGGTGAATGGTAGAGGATGGTATGGGTGTGGGGGAGACTGACCGTGGTGGAAGAAATCAAAACAGCCATCTACCCAGAGACGGCCCTCGAGGAGCTCAGGGGCTGGCTCGCCAGGGGGGTTGACGGGATCGGTGGCGCTCATGGCTGGTGACACAAAAATGGTATGTTGTTGGGGAGTGTTTGCGTTGCTGGGTGGTGGCCAGGAGTGGTGTTTGTGACTTCAAAAATATAACCGACGGAGTCAAATAGCAGCTACAATGGAACCCAAAAAATCAACTGTAACTAACAAGAGAAGATGTTGTGGAATGAAAAGCACAACATTGGCAATGAGACCCTAAAGATGTGTTTAATTGCCCAGGAAGCCAATTTGGGCATTGAGCgtctgcccctccacccctcctcctcggctggcccctcccccaccttcGGTGCAGCGATCTAATGCAGGGACTCAAACTGCCCGCGCTCATCTCAGATCAGGTTGGCCTCTCCGAGTCCCATCTTCGATCACGGGAGGGACGGGAAACAGGAGGCAACAGAGATATCTATAAGGTATGGAAGGGTCGGGAATCCTGGACATGGACCAACCTTGCATCACCATCCATGTTTCAGAAGGGTCGACCGCTGGACAACCCCAACTGGTTCCCCGGATTTTCAACTGCCCTCAACCCAGGGAAAAGATGCGGCCGCTTGAGCTAGCGGCTGATGTGCTGCGACGATTCAACGTCAATGCCCTGACGGCGGCGAGTTCGCGGCTCTGGATTTGACAGACGACGGTCGAGATGGTGTTCAGGCGGGTGCCCGTTCGTCGTCACCTGCATCAGACGGCATGGGGAACCCCCTGGACACATGCGGCCGCCTTACTCTCCCGGCCATGTGCTTTTTTTGCTACGATAGAGAGAGCTTTGGTAATGGTTTAAGAAGCACGGCTTTCCCTTCTTcgtctcttttcttctgtctCTGTATCGTCCACACCATGGACATCACCACATCTTGACATCCAACCCCTGTCCCACAACGCCTACGAACCCTGTCAGCGGAACATAGGGGACTGCTAAAGCATCCAACAGCTCCTGCCGGATTCAGGGCGCTAAAGTATCCCCAGCAAATGGCGGCGCGTTGTTGCCCTTGTGCCTTGCCCAAAGAGGTCATTTTCGCACACATCCCAGGAAAGAGGAAGCAGTGAGACGGTGAGACATGCAGCGCTCGGGAGCCACACCGACGCAGACGGCCGCGCCCTTTTTTGCGTCCCTGTTTGGCGGCGGTCATCACTCgtccaactccaactccaactccaactccaactcgCACTCGCACTCGCACGACGACCCCTCGTCGCTgtctcccaccaccaggaAATCTCCGGGAAAATCCATCAGGTCGCTCTCCCGTCCCACCAGCTCGGGCGTCGACGCCGCTGGTGACACAGGGGCTAGTCCAGCCCGGCAACACAACGTTCTCCACAAGAGCCGCGATCGCAGGCCCTCATTTGGTCGCaagccctccttctcctttgcctcgtccagctcccCGAAGCGCCGCGCaaactcgtcgtcgtcggccaATGGCGCCGCAAGACCTCCGGCCATCCAGCTCTTCCCCGACACCGACAATCCCGTGCCTCCGCTCCCCGACTACGCCCTCGCCCAGGCCGTGAACAAGTTGTCGAGAGAGACCGACGCCGTGCTGTCATCCCCCACCTCGATCCCTGAGGGCTTCTCCAGGATGCTCAGTCGTACGACACCCGCGAACGGCCAGCTGGCTCCCCCTCCTGTTCTCCAGGGCGGAAGCAGCAGTGGCCAACCGAGCGAGCTGAGCGTGGTGCACCAGCATATTCAAGAGACGGCGAATAAGAGGATATCGACGTTGGACTATCTGCGCAAGGCGTAAGCCCCCGCTCCACTCTCTGCCATCTCCAAACCACATCACTGACACTTGTCGTGTTTTTTTTCCAGCCACGAAGGCCGCATCTACTGgttcaacaccctcctctttgACAAACCCGACCTCCAACGCATGCCTTATTTCGATCCCCGCAAACTCGCCCGCCGAGCCACAAACTACCTGCTGCTTGGAATCTCCCTACCAGCAGTGATAgacctcaacagcagcaacgcTGTTGAATTCCTCAAAtccttcaacaccctcctcacagAATTCGACTCGTTTCAGCAACTCCACTCCGAATCAGGCGCTTCGTCCTCTTCGTTGTCACGAGCGAGAATACCACAGATGTTCCGCCGCGCTGCCGGCCCTGCCAAGACGAGACGATCCTCCAGCGcgaccacggcggcggcagcggcggcgacggcatCGCTGGCCGGCACAGCAGGGGAGTCCTCCCTCGGAGAGCAGCAGCTTGCTCAGCTGGAGAGTCTGGCGCTCACAccatcaatcaccaacacctccaccacttACCCGGGTGTAGGATCAGGAACGGTCAATGTCACGCATCCAGCGTCGATTATGAACTTTGCGGGGTCCGAGATTGATTTACTTCCCGGGGAGGAGTACACCCACCTGCTCACGCCAAGTCTGCCGTTTGACCCGGACTTTTTCGAGACGTTTGCCACTTTGTGTGATGTCTTGATTGATACGTACACGAGATTGCTGGGGCTGCTGCCGAGTCCGAATCATTGTGGGGGGAGCGTGGCCGAGTTGTTTAGCAAGGCGGATGGGAAGGTGAGGAAGTTGTTGGTTCAGGGGGTTgtgagggagtttgaggaggggacgAGAGCCGGGGTGAAGAGTGAGGTTGCGAATGTggggaaggtggtgttgagcggGTTGATGTGAGGGATAGGAATAGGCTGGTTGGAAAATTGGGGAGCATCTATCTACAGCATGggtgggaggaagggtgCATGGCGTTCATGGAAGCAATGTatgtggtttttttttttccttttttcttttttttttcttttttcttttttttttcttttttgaaGGGACTGGAATTTTAGCAGAGATATCCTGTTGGCATTTTACAAAGGTATACCAAGCAATATTAGCGTTGAACTCGATACACGTTGATAAGTTTTGATCTATATACTCCTGTCCGGTACCTGTGGGATATTGCCATTCCATGTGTCATGAAGTCGTTTGATGCTGTCATGTGAGATGGGATATGCCATGTGATGCTGCTTATACAAAGGAAATGACAAAAGGAGGGATGAAAACACACGCTCGCTCGCTGTTCGCAAATGCCACATCACAAAAATCATAACCCCAACACCGACCCCAGcccccttttacccctgaacCACCTCTCCACTTGCCACTTATCACCTCATAATCCCCTTTTatacaacaacaccctccttcTTAACCTGGAAATACCCCCTCTCCCGATTCCgactcctctccctcctccccctcgacaGTTGCAAGCTATTATTCGGGCTCGTCGACCTCTGAATCTCGCTCCCGACCGCCGTGGCAACACTAGCCATGGCGCTCTGTCCCACCATATTCCCACTCCCGGTGGTTGCCGGCTCGGGGAGCTTGAAAGTCCGGAGATCAGCAGTCGACCTCGTCTGGCTCAGCCGTCTTCTGTTGTCGGGCTTTTCGCTACCCGGACTCGGGGTCCGGAGCTGGGcggggaagttgggggaCTTGAGAGTCTGGTGACTGGCGAGGTGGACCGAGATGATCGCGTTGGTGGCGGGCTTCTCGTTGAGGAGGGACTGCTGGAGGCGCTCGGCGGTGCGGCGGGCGCggagggcggcggcttctttttctgaGGAGAGGAGTTGGGagtggaggtgggagaaggaggcggtgttGGGTTTGAACTGAGCGGGGTTGGTTGAgctgatgggaggaggggaagggggttgtgagAGGGGGGACGCATCGACCTCGGTGACGTCCGGGTTCGGGTCAGgcgttgggtggtggttctcGGTTGGTGATTCCGCGGGCACCTCCTCGACAGATACTTTCGCTGCTTTTGGCAACTCCACAACAGTCTtgtcgccatcttcctcctcttcggtgGGTTCCGTCAAGTCGATCACCTCCGtaatcaccacctcctccacacaCCTCGCCCCGGCCTCAGACCCATCATCACTGTCACTCGAGctatccccctcctcctcctcctcctcctcctccaccaccaccacctcttcttccacccccccGTTATCActctcctcgctctcctccactaacttccccaaccccttcccctcccccttctcactcaccccctcactctcctttcccatcatcacctcccccaaactccccaccTCTTTTTCCagtccaccaacaacaggaCTGCTAGGCTCATTCCTAtacctctccgcctcctcctgcgccctcgcctccgcctcggcccTCCActgcgcctcctcctcctccgtcctcaTCCAGTACCGCCCCATGGCCTTTTGATTCTCCTGGTGCCGTCGCAACTTCGTCGCGCTCTTCAGCACCGTCTTGGGAGCCGTCTTTTGCGGCCCCGGGTCATGCGGAGAAACATAGGTGATTGTCGACTTTGACTTTCGTTTCACTGGCAGGAACCTCCGTCCGGGGCCGACCTCCACGCGGTGGACTGTCGCTTTGGCGAAgcggacggtggagggggacaTTGTTCTTGctggggtgaggaggggggatgccGGGGGggagtcgaggaggggggttaacggggtgagagggggggagagggagagaggttTCTCAGAAAGGGGCGGggtttgctgttgttctgAAGAactggagggggaggggagaggggagagaagggCTGCGTTGAGGTTTGGGCTGTGGGGTTGCTCCCCCGGCCCCGGGGGGTCGAGGAAACGGGGGGTGCGGCGGGCGTTGCCCTCTGGGCTGGAGACGCGGAGGATGGATTTGGGAACCatggtggaggttggtggtggaggggatctGATGGACACGTGTTAGTCTTGGAACCTGTCCGCGGCTGAGAGATGGCAACACTCACTTTGACCTCACCACACTTCCCACCAGAGTGGAAGCCTGACTGAGCCGTTTGGCAGCCTCGGGAGCTGTCTTGTTGACCTTCTCCAAAGACCCATTCTTGCTTCCAGACTTTGTCGACTCTTCTGACCGCTTCGGATCCAGATTCGAAAAGTTTGGCTTTGCGTGCCTTGCCTTGGCACTAACTGgatcctccaaccccatgaAGCCAGAAAATGAAAGCTTCCGTGACATTGATGCCGGACgtgccttcttcttggtggtgttgtcccTGTTGCTGTTATCCCAGCCTGTGCCAAAACTATGGCTATGTCTCCGTTGTGGCTTTGAAAGGCCTTGGCTAGGGGTACCTGTGTGTTGTGTGGCAGTCGACGATGTGCtgtttgacgacgacgaagacaacgacgacgagtTTGATATGATCGATTTGGGGCCAATCTTGGTCTGTAACCCAGTCCATGAAAGAACAGCCGAGTGGACTGATGAAAATGAATCCTTCCTCTGAGGCCGGCGCGCACCCTCCAACCTATGCTTTGTCTCTTTGGTATCGTTCGACATGTTGATGGCGATGTAGCTCGGGGATAAGGGGCAATAAACACAGAAAAAGTGGGTTGACGAAACACACCACCATAAAGAATTGTTTGCAAACGGGGTCAAATATAATTGTATTGTCTACGGAAGACAATTGATCCCCTAAACAAAAATAACCAAGCCGGACATGTGCCGATTTGGAGTCGAGGTAGTTCAGGCATGGAGTTGGGCCACAAGGGCACCACATCGCGAGCTGCGCGGGACCCAATCACGACGGCAGGACGCACATCATGCAGTAATCTGCTTCCGTGCTGCCATCTGGCAGCACTAGACGGGACAGGGTCATTTACCCGTGGCTGGGGAAACAGGTAAAAGCTGTCTGAAACCGGTCTTGATGGGGCTTCCTAGCGTACACATCGTATTCCTGTAGACCAGAGATCGAGATTCTGACCACTGGGGACGACATACAGACAGCCCAAGATTTCGCCCCAAGAGGTCATCGCCAACAGCACAGAAAACTCACTGCCACTGTTTTGGTACTCGGCCCCAAGGTGTGTGGACTACCGGGCCTGAGGCATGGCAGATGCCAACCGGCGCTAAACAAGGGAGAAGGTGAGTTGGCAACAGCTGGCGTCGACAGCGTGTCAATGTCGTGCGGGCGGTTGTTCCTGCTGGATGGAGTCTGTCTCAGGATGAACCCAGAGCGCTGACATTGGTAGACTGGAGATGAGATGACGCACGGCGCCGGGTCAGATCCGAGAGGCTAGTGGTTCAGGACGAGGTGAGGAAGCCAATGCTCAAGTACGCAGAAACGCATGGTGTTGTTCAAGTTGGGACTTTTGAACGTCATGGCGATAGATATCAATCTCCGACGGAGACAGCTCGTGATCGTCCAGCTGATATGACATCCGAGTATCCCGGAATTGATGCCAAAAGAGATCCGATCCGATCATGATCGGGTCACACGGACGGAACCGAGAGATATGCCGGCCTACCAAATCAACGGAAGGGCGCCTGGTCAGGGCCAACAGGAGAAGGCTGACGGCAGAAGCGTGGGAGACTGTGAAGGTCAGCACTTTTACCCCGCGGCGTAACAGATCACCCCgcatcacccaccacaagGGAAGTTGGGGCCATGGGACCTTTGCGACAGGGCTTTGATTGGTTGGATAAGGGAATCTTATCGATACCCCAGGTACGGATAGCAACGGCTGTCCTCGGTCCAATTGGTTCTGAAGCTCAGGTTCCGCCAAAAATGTCAAAAAAATTCCATGGCTTCCGTTGCGACACCATCATAACCACCGCTTGCCAACGCGTTGTATCGGTTTTCTCTCCCCTGCCATTGACGCAATCTATGCATCAATTCATCCCAAGGGCGTGACGTCCTTCAAATGGGTCCGATGTAGCAATCCGAGATTCGTGCGGCTTTGCTCTGCGAAGTCGGCCAACCACCCCGAGTCCCACCGCTTTGCGACTCATTCGTTCGTCCCTTTCGGTGCTCCGTggtccacctcctccaatgAGTCAGGAAGCCGTTCCTTACCCAGCGCCGACTTTTGCCCCTGCGCCGCTGCCCGTTGAGCTCCGTTGCTCGGAAGGGACGGGGTGTTTACCCAGATTATCGGTGTGACGTGCGTCTGCAGGCTGTCGTTTAAGGGGTCCAGTGCGCCGGAACCTGGATCTGACCCTGAAAATGTCGAGAGAGAGTCAAAGTATTTATCATGGATGAGACGAAGTCTCACGGCCAGTCCCGGCTGTCGACGGCGAAGGGCTTCGGCACTAAATCCCCGACTTGATAGCCAAGCCGGCGCTCGGAGGCCACGCTCAACTTTTCCTGTTTGCTGTTCCAC
Proteins encoded in this window:
- a CDS encoding hypothetical protein (EggNog:ENOG503PN45); its protein translation is MSNDTKETKHRLEGARRPQRKDSFSSVHSAVLSWTGLQTKIGPKSIISNSSSLSSSSSNSTSSTATQHTGTPSQGLSKPQRRHSHSFGTGWDNSNRDNTTKKKARPASMSRKLSFSGFMGLEDPVSAKARHAKPNFSNLDPKRSEESTKSGSKNGSLEKVNKTAPEAAKRLSQASTLVGSVVRSKSPPPPTSTMVPKSILRVSSPEGNARRTPRFLDPPGPGEQPHSPNLNAALLSPLPSPSSSSEQQQTPPLSEKPLSLSPPLTPLTPLLDSPPASPLLTPARTMSPSTVRFAKATVHRVEVGPGRRFLPVKRKSKSTITYVSPHDPGPQKTAPKTVLKSATKLRRHQENQKAMGRYWMRTEEEEAQWRAEAEARAQEEAERYRNEPSSPVVGGLEKEVGSLGEVMMGKESEGVSEKGEGKGLGKLVEESEESDNGGVEEEVVVVEEEEEEEEGDSSSDSDDGSEAGARCVEEVVITEVIDLTEPTEEEEDGDKTVVELPKAAKVSVEEVPAESPTENHHPTPDPNPDVTEVDASPLSQPPSPPPISSTNPAQFKPNTASFSHLHSQLLSSEKEAAALRARRTAERLQQSLLNEKPATNAIISVHLASHQTLKSPNFPAQLRTPSPGSEKPDNRRRLSQTRSTADLRTFKLPEPATTGSGNMVGQSAMASVATAVGSEIQRSTSPNNSLQLSRGRRERSRNRERGYFQVKKEGVVV